Proteins from one Pithys albifrons albifrons isolate INPA30051 chromosome 2, PitAlb_v1, whole genome shotgun sequence genomic window:
- the UCN gene encoding urocortin, which produces MRRVLLALLLLLVRPPLAVALPATTDGSIPVAAAGTGARGRALWPPLPPPVQEPWRGRRDEPPLSIDLTFHLLRHLLLLARAQSQRARADSNRRILDAVGR; this is translated from the coding sequence ATGCGGCGGGTGCTGCttgccctcctcctgctgctcgTCCGCCCGCCACTGGCCGTCGCCCTCCCCGCCACCACCGACGGCTCCATCCCGGTGGCCGCGGCCGGGACCGGGGCTCGGGGCCGCGCGCTCtggccgccgctgccgccgccggtCCAGGAGCCGTGGCGAGGGCGGCGGGACGAGCCGCCGCTCTCCATCGACCTCACCTTCCACCTCCTGCggcacctcctgctcctcgCCCGCGCTCAGAGCCAGCGAGCCCGCGCCGACTCCAACCGCCGCATCCTCGACGCCGTGGGGCGCTGA